A single window of Micrococcaceae bacterium Sec5.1 DNA harbors:
- a CDS encoding oxygenase MpaB family protein has product MGCMRNYLTEYRYELQRTFTGTAGTPPEWVPRLAEGNDAGYHLPGSAVWAVHGSMATIVAGIRVLLMQSLHPGALAGVYEHSGFKEDPLGRLASTVRWIFTVTYGSKEAAEAATYRVRKIHEHVRGSYVDGTGAYRPYAANDPELLRWVHVTYADSFLTANRIWGHPIPGSPDAYVREWAQAGRLMGVEDPPLTEAQVRQELEAWYASGILRSDDRLAETIAFIRRPPLSPLLLPGYRILFAAAVASLEPKYRDMLGLRPARLGPIPLPAITTGRIVLGMVRLALGSHGPSELAARRRLQRLGYAEA; this is encoded by the coding sequence ATGGGATGCATGAGGAATTACCTCACCGAGTACAGGTACGAACTTCAACGCACTTTCACGGGAACGGCCGGAACGCCACCCGAGTGGGTGCCGCGCCTCGCAGAAGGGAACGACGCCGGATATCACCTTCCGGGCTCGGCCGTCTGGGCGGTGCATGGCTCCATGGCCACTATCGTCGCCGGAATCAGGGTCCTGCTGATGCAGTCCCTGCATCCCGGCGCGCTTGCGGGTGTTTACGAGCACTCCGGCTTCAAAGAAGATCCTCTGGGCCGGCTGGCCAGTACCGTGCGCTGGATTTTCACGGTCACGTACGGCTCCAAGGAAGCTGCTGAGGCAGCAACGTACCGTGTCCGGAAAATCCACGAGCACGTCCGGGGAAGCTACGTGGACGGCACCGGAGCGTACCGCCCCTACGCCGCCAATGATCCCGAACTGCTCCGCTGGGTCCATGTCACCTACGCGGATTCCTTCCTTACTGCCAACCGCATCTGGGGCCATCCGATACCCGGCAGCCCGGATGCCTACGTCCGCGAGTGGGCGCAGGCCGGCCGGCTCATGGGCGTGGAGGACCCGCCGCTCACCGAAGCCCAGGTGCGCCAGGAACTGGAAGCCTGGTACGCCTCCGGGATCTTGCGCTCGGATGACCGGCTGGCGGAAACCATTGCCTTTATACGCCGCCCGCCCTTGAGCCCACTCCTTCTGCCGGGATACCGGATACTGTTCGCTGCCGCCGTCGCAAGCCTTGAACCCAAGTACCGGGACATGCTGGGCCTGCGACCCGCGCGACTGGGTCCAATCCCCTTGCCTGCCATCACCACCGGTCGCATTGTTCTGGGCATGGTCCGGCTGGCCCTTGGTTCACATGGTCCAAGCGAACTCGCAGCGCGACGGCGGCTGCAGAGGCTGGGATATGCGGAGGCCTGA
- a CDS encoding MFS transporter yields the protein MTSPTTLQRSAETVVAAVRWTRAQWLLLMVVCTVLALDGLDVSMVGVALPSIGHELNLGTDSLQWIVSAYVLGYGSLLLLGGRLADLLGRRRIFLIALAVFAAASLLGGLVDDPAILIATRFVKGLAAAFTAPTGFSIITTNFAEGRERNKALSIFTTFGASGFSLGLVVGGLMTSLSWRWTFLVSVPIAVAVVLLGMKFIPKDKPSAENSGHDIWGAVTLALGMLGLVYTLVSAPEQGWGSVATIAGFAVSAAVLAAFAVIENKVKHPLIRFGILKEGWVARANLSAVGLFGSYLSFQFIVTMFLQSVLGWTPLGMALALLPAGLLVATSAPFADRLIEKFGATQLILTGLTALGLGYVLFLRVGTTPNYALDILPSVILLGIGFALAFPSINVQATTGIKDSEQGLAAGLIQTSTQVGAALVLAVTTALVSGHGQAAGTVSAQAMLEQYRPGLILSAAVAIAALLVAAAPSRRRIRS from the coding sequence ATGACATCACCCACCACCCTTCAAAGATCTGCCGAGACCGTGGTTGCAGCCGTACGTTGGACGCGCGCCCAGTGGCTGTTGCTGATGGTTGTCTGCACCGTCCTCGCCCTGGACGGGCTGGATGTTTCCATGGTTGGCGTGGCCCTGCCTTCCATCGGACATGAACTCAACCTCGGAACCGATTCCCTCCAGTGGATCGTCTCCGCCTACGTCCTGGGTTACGGAAGCCTCCTGCTCCTGGGCGGCCGACTCGCGGACCTGCTGGGCCGCCGTCGCATATTCCTCATCGCCTTGGCGGTGTTCGCCGCAGCCTCACTCCTCGGTGGCCTCGTGGATGATCCCGCGATCCTGATCGCCACCCGGTTCGTTAAGGGCCTCGCGGCAGCGTTCACCGCGCCAACAGGTTTCTCGATCATCACCACTAACTTCGCCGAGGGCCGCGAGCGCAACAAGGCTCTATCCATCTTCACCACGTTCGGCGCCAGCGGCTTCTCGTTGGGCCTGGTGGTCGGCGGGCTGATGACCAGCCTGAGCTGGCGGTGGACGTTCCTGGTTTCCGTGCCGATCGCCGTCGCTGTTGTCCTGCTGGGCATGAAATTCATTCCGAAAGACAAGCCGTCCGCAGAAAACAGCGGGCATGACATCTGGGGTGCCGTGACGCTCGCGCTGGGCATGCTCGGCCTCGTCTATACGCTGGTTTCAGCGCCGGAGCAGGGCTGGGGATCTGTGGCAACTATCGCCGGATTCGCAGTATCTGCGGCGGTCCTTGCGGCCTTCGCGGTGATCGAGAACAAGGTCAAGCACCCGCTGATCCGCTTCGGCATCCTTAAGGAAGGCTGGGTAGCCCGGGCCAACCTCAGTGCAGTGGGGCTTTTCGGTTCCTACCTGAGTTTCCAGTTCATCGTCACCATGTTCCTGCAGTCGGTGCTCGGTTGGACGCCTTTGGGCATGGCTTTGGCTCTGCTGCCCGCTGGACTGCTGGTGGCCACGAGTGCACCTTTTGCTGACCGGCTGATCGAGAAATTCGGTGCCACCCAACTGATCCTCACAGGCCTCACGGCGCTTGGATTGGGCTACGTCCTGTTCCTCCGGGTGGGTACCACGCCCAACTACGCCTTGGACATCCTGCCCTCGGTGATCCTGCTGGGCATCGGATTCGCTCTGGCCTTCCCGTCCATCAATGTCCAGGCCACCACGGGCATCAAGGACTCTGAGCAAGGCCTGGCTGCCGGTTTGATCCAGACCAGCACCCAAGTGGGGGCAGCACTGGTCCTGGCAGTCACCACCGCTTTGGTGAGCGGCCACGGACAGGCGGCTGGAACCGTCAGCGCCCAAGCCATGCTGGAACAGTACCGCCCGGGCCTCATCCTGAGTGCCGCCGTCGCCATTGCAGCGCTGCTGGTGGCAGCTGCACCGTCAAGGCGCCGGATTCGCTCCTAG
- a CDS encoding MarR family transcriptional regulator — translation MATTRDRQLVEQWRSIQDSYFRTAGAIDRALEAKFDIGLNEFEILDLVAESTDAACRMKSLGERTPMTQSAVSKVVDRLEKAGLVSRQTCADDRRSLFLELTEAGRALHESAAVEHRALLKENLG, via the coding sequence ATGGCAACGACGCGTGACCGCCAGCTTGTTGAGCAGTGGCGAAGCATTCAGGACTCCTACTTCCGCACCGCAGGAGCCATTGACCGCGCCTTGGAAGCCAAGTTCGATATCGGGTTGAACGAGTTCGAAATCCTGGACCTCGTGGCAGAAAGCACTGACGCCGCTTGCCGCATGAAGTCTTTGGGGGAGCGCACCCCCATGACCCAAAGCGCCGTGTCCAAGGTGGTGGACAGGCTGGAAAAAGCAGGGCTGGTCTCCCGCCAAACGTGCGCCGATGATCGTCGCTCCCTGTTTCTTGAACTCACAGAAGCCGGCCGCGCGCTGCACGAATCCGCCGCCGTGGAACACCGTGCACTGCTCAAGGAAAACCTCGGCTAA
- a CDS encoding M23 family metallopeptidase produces MRTDVFRRMLIAGILAAVAFFAFGFQPLNSVSTGSVDGSVAQGVVGPFSLGSLVPPEAETTVIDTMPEPPAQEAGTPMVYFDRALVRTVAKDGSSGLTVASSGLSRPPAGSLYAPLEVLNPSSPYGYRYSPLTGLPGEFHWGQDYAAACGTRVYAADAGVVKAVGWHPWGGGNRVEIEHGNGLVTTYNHLQGIGVTQGQSVRVGEVIAEVGTTGWSTGCHLHFETIVNGLHTNPNGWIYLPLRQIDPLQNITMVNYQPGVGTGVSASPQWAVPVSDSSNRAVIGGDHEESVAPPVITQPGTSGTTPPVTQAPPATSPPTQTVTPTPTATATPTPTGTATPTPTATATPTATATPSPTATSTPTPTPTPTPTSTTTTPVTTTPGTTTPGTTTPGTTTTVPSTSPVAPNTATPPAVVEPVAPVAPVAPVAPAAPVNPAPAPVAPAPAPVAVAPAPVVVAPAPVVVAPAPVVVAPAPAVVTQTVAPVAPVPAAPVPSPAAVLPSTPPAVVLPPGYILIGPDKVQRPDGVIVPLSSLILPAS; encoded by the coding sequence GTGCGCACCGACGTTTTTCGTCGCATGCTCATCGCCGGAATCCTGGCAGCCGTAGCCTTTTTCGCTTTTGGTTTCCAACCCCTGAATTCCGTCTCTACCGGCTCCGTGGATGGTTCTGTGGCGCAAGGCGTCGTTGGACCTTTCTCGCTTGGCAGCCTAGTGCCGCCAGAAGCCGAAACAACAGTGATCGACACCATGCCTGAGCCGCCGGCCCAAGAGGCTGGCACGCCCATGGTCTACTTCGACCGCGCACTTGTCCGGACAGTGGCCAAGGACGGATCCTCCGGCCTGACCGTCGCTTCGTCAGGTTTGTCGCGTCCACCGGCCGGCAGCCTTTACGCGCCGCTGGAAGTCCTCAATCCGAGTTCTCCGTACGGCTACCGCTACAGTCCGTTGACCGGACTTCCCGGCGAGTTCCACTGGGGCCAGGATTACGCTGCGGCATGCGGCACACGGGTCTACGCCGCCGACGCCGGAGTGGTCAAGGCCGTCGGCTGGCACCCTTGGGGTGGAGGCAACCGTGTTGAGATTGAACACGGCAACGGCCTGGTCACCACGTACAACCACCTTCAAGGGATTGGTGTTACCCAAGGCCAGTCCGTGCGAGTCGGAGAAGTCATCGCCGAGGTAGGGACCACAGGGTGGTCCACTGGTTGCCACTTGCACTTTGAGACGATCGTAAACGGCCTGCACACCAACCCCAATGGCTGGATCTACCTGCCGCTCCGGCAGATCGATCCGCTGCAGAACATCACCATGGTGAACTACCAGCCTGGAGTTGGAACAGGCGTCTCTGCCTCGCCGCAGTGGGCCGTGCCGGTGTCAGACAGCAGCAACCGGGCCGTCATAGGTGGCGACCACGAAGAGAGCGTTGCTCCGCCGGTGATCACACAGCCGGGCACTTCGGGCACGACGCCGCCTGTCACGCAGGCGCCGCCGGCTACCTCGCCGCCCACGCAGACCGTCACACCGACTCCGACGGCCACGGCAACGCCAACCCCGACAGGGACGGCAACGCCTACGCCAACGGCTACAGCGACACCAACCGCGACGGCAACGCCAAGCCCGACGGCGACTTCCACGCCGACGCCCACGCCGACGCCCACGCCGACGTCCACTACAACGACGCCTGTCACGACGACGCCTGGTACGACAACACCTGGCACAACGACACCTGGCACAACGACTACTGTGCCCAGCACGTCGCCGGTGGCTCCCAACACCGCCACCCCGCCCGCCGTCGTCGAGCCCGTGGCGCCGGTCGCGCCCGTGGCGCCTGTTGCTCCCGCAGCGCCCGTGAATCCGGCCCCTGCTCCAGTAGCCCCTGCGCCCGCACCGGTAGCTGTTGCACCAGCCCCCGTGGTAGTTGCGCCAGCGCCGGTAGTTGTAGCACCGGCACCCGTGGTGGTTGCTCCCGCCCCGGCCGTGGTCACTCAAACCGTGGCGCCCGTGGCTCCCGTGCCGGCGGCCCCCGTGCCCAGCCCCGCGGCAGTGCTTCCGTCAACGCCTCCGGCAGTGGTTCTTCCGCCTGGATACATCCTCATTGGCCCGGACAAGGTCCAGCGGCCGGACGGCGTGATCGTGCCGTTGTCTTCGCTCATCCTTCCCGCGTCATAA
- a CDS encoding glutathione peroxidase, translated as MRTLYSIPLTFNDGSEADFGRFEGKAVLVVNVASECGFTRQYAGLEELYGKYREDGLEILGVPCNQFGGQEPGADEEIAEFCERNFGVSFPLTSKANVLGKEQHPLFAELTRDESGQPVKVKWNFEKFVINRDGELVARFPSTVEPDAQELVDAVEKALS; from the coding sequence ATGAGAACCCTGTACAGCATTCCCCTCACCTTCAACGATGGCTCTGAAGCAGACTTCGGACGCTTTGAAGGGAAAGCGGTCCTGGTGGTGAACGTGGCCTCCGAATGCGGCTTCACGCGCCAGTACGCGGGCCTTGAGGAACTCTACGGAAAGTACCGTGAGGACGGCCTGGAAATCCTTGGCGTGCCCTGCAACCAGTTCGGCGGCCAGGAGCCCGGCGCCGACGAGGAAATCGCGGAGTTCTGCGAACGCAACTTTGGCGTCTCTTTCCCGCTCACCAGCAAGGCCAACGTGCTGGGCAAAGAGCAGCATCCATTGTTTGCCGAGCTGACCCGGGATGAGTCCGGGCAGCCGGTCAAGGTCAAGTGGAACTTTGAGAAGTTCGTCATAAACCGTGACGGCGAGCTGGTTGCACGGTTCCCCTCAACGGTTGAACCTGACGCGCAGGAACTGGTTGACGCCGTTGAAAAGGCTTTGTCATAA
- a CDS encoding phosphodiesterase: MELIEAEYPKPGHVLLHLSDLHLVAGPDTLHGSVDSAARLQEICDQIIASRIRPEAIIFTGDLADKGEFRAYKRLREMIEPVCDALGAKAIWAMGNHDNRANFRSAFLDASVASRPQDPVDRSYFVNGLRIITLDTTVPGHHHGELSESQLQWLADELATPAPDGTILALHHPPVPCVQDLAVLVELRGQAALAAVVRNTDVRTILGGHLHYSTTASFAGIPVSVASATCYTQDLGVRAGGQRGRDGAQSYNMIHVYEHTIVHSVVPMSGGVTVGEPLDAAEVQRRLGAAGIRIPHESRVGAHTSPGTHTSSLPLVSPGGFTSPKVP; this comes from the coding sequence ATGGAGCTCATCGAGGCCGAGTACCCCAAACCAGGTCATGTGCTTTTGCACTTGAGCGATCTTCACTTGGTGGCCGGTCCAGACACACTTCATGGTTCTGTTGACAGCGCTGCCAGGCTCCAGGAGATCTGCGATCAGATCATTGCCTCCAGGATCAGGCCAGAGGCCATCATCTTCACCGGAGACCTTGCGGACAAGGGCGAGTTCCGAGCCTACAAACGTCTCCGCGAAATGATTGAGCCTGTGTGCGATGCGCTCGGAGCGAAGGCCATTTGGGCCATGGGCAACCACGACAACCGCGCGAACTTCCGTTCCGCCTTCCTGGATGCCTCCGTAGCGAGCCGGCCGCAGGATCCTGTGGACCGCAGCTACTTCGTCAACGGGCTCCGGATCATCACCCTGGACACCACGGTCCCCGGACACCACCATGGCGAGTTGTCCGAATCCCAGCTTCAGTGGCTGGCTGACGAGTTGGCCACTCCCGCCCCGGACGGCACCATACTTGCCCTTCACCATCCGCCGGTCCCGTGCGTCCAGGACCTGGCCGTGTTGGTGGAGTTGCGCGGCCAAGCCGCCCTGGCCGCCGTCGTCCGAAACACAGACGTCCGCACCATCCTGGGTGGCCACCTGCACTACTCGACGACGGCGAGCTTCGCCGGCATCCCGGTATCGGTCGCCTCAGCTACCTGCTATACCCAAGACCTGGGGGTGCGTGCCGGCGGACAGCGCGGACGTGACGGAGCGCAGTCGTACAACATGATCCACGTCTACGAGCACACGATCGTGCATTCCGTGGTTCCGATGTCCGGTGGCGTCACAGTTGGCGAGCCCTTGGATGCAGCCGAGGTTCAGCGGCGGCTGGGGGCGGCCGGCATCCGCATTCCGCACGAGTCCCGGGTGGGGGCCCACACGTCGCCGGGCACGCACACCTCCTCGCTTCCGCTTGTTTCTCCCGGTGGCTTTACTTCTCCCAAGGTGCCTTAA
- a CDS encoding stealth family protein has protein sequence MAEAVSPAVVAHLKHRSDVVRHRGRYALLNGDLTPQQAMVADLLAIRAALDAAGVDFILVRGNDERPVIAVDWESRKDVREALVAAFRNEPFYSMTVDAKKKTSVLVADGELSANRKARIFRLYRPRVELGGGLWYGPALGVQLELWRFEGDRLELPVENSLTRRTMLRQDAVRGTVQRHGLTWPTIENMFADHASDIDFDIDIVFSWVDGSDPEYIARRRAQQSGAVLGEGDDHEARFRQINELKYALRSVHMFAPWIRRIFIATDSPAPAWLADHPSVTIVRSEEFFADPSVLPTHNSQAVECQLHHIEGLSEHFLYSNDDMFFGRPVGPDMFFTPGGITKFIEADTRIGLGENDAERSGFENAARVNRKLLWERFGRITTRHLEHTAAPLRRSVVAQMEKEFPAEFAKTAGSRFRAADNISVTNSFYHYYALLTGRAVTQTNAKVRYVDSTMWAGLHYLPKLLAKRHMDFFCLNDGSFPEVEANERADLVTDFLEKYFPVKAPWEK, from the coding sequence ATCGCCGAGGCGGTCTCACCTGCCGTCGTTGCCCACCTGAAGCACAGGTCCGACGTCGTCCGTCACCGCGGGCGATACGCCCTCCTTAACGGCGACCTCACGCCCCAGCAGGCCATGGTTGCTGACCTCCTGGCCATCCGCGCTGCCTTGGACGCAGCCGGCGTGGACTTCATCCTGGTGCGTGGCAACGACGAAAGGCCGGTCATCGCCGTCGACTGGGAGTCGCGCAAGGATGTGCGCGAGGCCCTGGTTGCTGCCTTCCGCAATGAGCCGTTCTACTCCATGACCGTCGATGCCAAGAAGAAAACCTCGGTCCTGGTGGCAGATGGCGAACTCTCGGCCAACCGGAAGGCACGGATCTTCCGCCTGTACCGGCCCAGGGTGGAGCTCGGCGGCGGGCTTTGGTACGGCCCTGCCCTTGGTGTCCAGTTGGAGCTGTGGAGGTTCGAAGGCGACCGCCTTGAACTCCCCGTGGAGAATTCCCTGACACGGCGCACCATGCTGCGCCAGGACGCCGTGCGCGGTACCGTGCAGCGCCACGGCCTCACCTGGCCGACCATCGAGAACATGTTCGCTGACCATGCAAGCGACATCGACTTCGACATCGACATCGTCTTCTCGTGGGTGGATGGCAGCGACCCCGAATACATCGCCAGGAGGCGCGCCCAGCAGTCTGGGGCTGTCCTCGGCGAGGGCGACGACCATGAGGCACGCTTCCGGCAGATCAACGAGCTGAAGTATGCGCTGCGCTCGGTACACATGTTTGCACCGTGGATCCGCAGGATCTTCATCGCCACCGATTCGCCCGCCCCGGCGTGGTTGGCCGACCACCCCTCGGTGACGATCGTGCGCAGCGAAGAGTTCTTCGCCGATCCGTCAGTGTTGCCCACCCACAACTCGCAAGCCGTGGAGTGCCAGCTGCACCACATCGAGGGACTGTCCGAGCACTTCCTCTACTCCAACGACGACATGTTCTTCGGCCGTCCCGTTGGCCCGGACATGTTCTTCACGCCCGGAGGAATCACCAAGTTCATCGAGGCTGACACGCGAATTGGGCTCGGAGAGAACGATGCCGAACGCAGTGGCTTCGAGAACGCTGCACGTGTCAACCGCAAGCTGCTGTGGGAACGCTTCGGACGGATCACCACCAGGCACCTGGAACACACGGCCGCTCCCCTGCGCCGGAGCGTGGTGGCCCAGATGGAGAAGGAATTTCCCGCCGAGTTCGCGAAGACCGCCGGCAGCCGGTTCCGAGCAGCCGACAACATTTCAGTGACCAACTCGTTCTACCACTACTACGCACTGCTCACCGGCCGCGCCGTTACGCAGACCAACGCCAAGGTCAGGTATGTGGACTCCACCATGTGGGCCGGACTGCACTACCTGCCCAAGCTGCTCGCAAAGCGCCACATGGACTTCTTCTGCCTGAATGACGGCAGTTTCCCCGAAGTCGAGGCGAATGAACGAGCCGACCTGGTGACCGACTTCCTGGAGAAGTACTTCCCGGTTAAGGCACCTTGGGAGAAGTAA
- a CDS encoding type II toxin-antitoxin system VapB family antitoxin, giving the protein MIFKAVGEGRPYPDHGYSAPRDWAALPPRPVRLDELVTTKRTLDLEALLAEDSTFFGDLFPHVVQYQGVLYLEDGLHRAVRTALHQRTAIHARVLVIDG; this is encoded by the coding sequence GTGATCTTCAAAGCTGTGGGCGAGGGACGCCCGTACCCTGACCATGGATATTCCGCGCCCCGTGACTGGGCTGCCCTTCCACCGCGGCCCGTTCGCCTCGATGAACTCGTCACCACCAAGCGCACCCTTGATCTGGAGGCGTTGCTGGCAGAAGATTCAACGTTTTTTGGGGATTTGTTCCCGCACGTGGTTCAGTACCAGGGCGTGCTGTACCTCGAAGATGGGCTGCATCGGGCAGTCCGCACCGCGCTCCACCAGAGGACGGCCATCCACGCACGCGTGCTGGTGATCGATGGCTAG
- a CDS encoding LytR C-terminal domain-containing protein, with product MTQLHGHHVVTGPELRATFAEDARAQRSRFRRRVFHAIVLVLLVGVIAAGAIGAWAIMNGVIRIPTAIASKAPTSLCPTTTFDYVPNETVNINVFNATSRAGLATTVADEFKARGHKVLSVDNSDTAYSGIGVVVSGVKGQAAAFNIQRNLAGTDYFQDNREDESVDVVLTRGFQGLVEPQLVDQTPGKLSCPREDLRIADTSRWPIIPTRPAQ from the coding sequence GTGACGCAGTTACACGGGCACCATGTGGTGACCGGACCGGAGCTTCGTGCCACCTTCGCCGAGGACGCACGTGCCCAACGCAGCCGCTTCCGGCGCCGGGTCTTCCACGCCATCGTTCTTGTCCTGCTGGTTGGTGTCATAGCGGCCGGAGCAATCGGCGCCTGGGCCATCATGAACGGCGTCATCAGGATTCCGACGGCGATCGCCAGCAAGGCGCCCACCAGCCTCTGCCCCACCACCACGTTCGATTACGTGCCCAACGAAACCGTGAATATCAACGTCTTCAACGCCACATCGCGTGCAGGCCTCGCTACTACTGTTGCCGACGAGTTCAAAGCACGGGGGCACAAAGTCCTGTCTGTGGACAACAGCGACACTGCCTACTCGGGGATCGGCGTGGTCGTTTCAGGAGTCAAAGGCCAGGCAGCTGCATTCAACATCCAGCGGAATTTGGCGGGTACGGACTACTTCCAGGACAACCGCGAAGACGAATCAGTGGACGTAGTCCTCACCCGAGGCTTTCAGGGCTTGGTGGAACCGCAGCTCGTGGATCAGACTCCCGGCAAGCTCAGCTGTCCGCGTGAGGACCTGAGGATTGCGGATACTTCCCGATGGCCGATCATCCCCACCCGCCCGGCTCAGTAG
- a CDS encoding TetR/AcrR family transcriptional regulator encodes MPRITAATNAAQRAETQRRILTAFGELLFTHGLPGLTMTDVARHAGVGRTAVYNYYADMEQLLIAYALDETERFIVDLRESLAALDNPVDRLALYVRAQVEDLSRRHLPPGPAMAAVLSPASFAKLADHVGDLNVLLQDILTDGVQQGYLPDTDVAQLARLIHGTLSASAARRNRTPDGETPPPAPASDVELQTAQTVRFIQLGAGAQFDEAGKAIRVDGAVPDTLAG; translated from the coding sequence ATGCCCAGGATCACGGCCGCCACGAATGCTGCCCAACGCGCCGAGACCCAACGCCGTATTCTGACCGCCTTTGGCGAGCTCCTCTTTACCCATGGCCTGCCCGGCCTCACCATGACGGACGTCGCGCGCCACGCGGGTGTTGGCCGCACCGCCGTTTACAACTACTACGCAGACATGGAGCAGTTGCTCATTGCGTACGCGCTGGATGAAACCGAGCGCTTCATCGTGGACCTTCGCGAATCGCTTGCAGCTCTTGATAACCCGGTGGACCGGCTGGCCCTCTACGTCCGCGCCCAGGTAGAAGACCTCAGCCGCCGCCACCTTCCGCCGGGGCCAGCGATGGCCGCCGTCTTATCCCCAGCCTCGTTCGCTAAGCTCGCGGATCACGTGGGCGATCTCAACGTCCTCCTCCAGGACATCCTGACTGACGGCGTCCAGCAGGGCTACCTGCCGGACACGGATGTCGCCCAGTTGGCGCGGCTCATCCACGGCACACTCTCAGCAAGCGCCGCACGACGCAACCGAACGCCCGACGGCGAGACTCCCCCGCCTGCCCCAGCCTCCGACGTCGAGCTCCAGACAGCGCAAACGGTGCGGTTCATCCAGCTAGGTGCGGGAGCGCAGTTCGATGAGGCCGGCAAGGCCATCCGCGTGGATGGTGCAGTCCCTGACACTCTGGCCGGCTAA
- a CDS encoding LacI family DNA-binding transcriptional regulator yields MRATVKDVARRAGVSPKTVSNVMNGIVPVSAPTRLRVEQAMQELDYVPNLSARGLRNGRSGVIALALPDLATPFSAEIAQSIVEVAHEQGWSVQIEETGSDPQREQELMTRARSNLIDGLILNPVVLDESAVKVGVALPPVVLLGEVTQELADRVYVDSFAAARDMTLALAKFGRRRIAVLGINKTRQSATSIQRRQGYEAALQILGIPLDESLLISCSPWTPGAAAESLTRYLDSNPLPEALFCFTDSLAIGALNTLWKRGVRVPDDVAVAGFDDVMDGRYAVPSLTTVSFDKRTIATEALRLLTERMADRGHGQRVVTVDYTIVERDSTG; encoded by the coding sequence TTGCGGGCAACGGTCAAGGATGTGGCACGCCGCGCGGGAGTGTCGCCGAAAACCGTCTCGAACGTCATGAACGGAATCGTGCCGGTCAGCGCTCCAACGCGGCTCAGGGTTGAGCAGGCAATGCAGGAGCTGGATTACGTTCCCAACCTTTCCGCCCGCGGACTCCGCAACGGCCGCTCCGGTGTCATCGCGTTGGCCTTGCCTGATCTGGCCACCCCGTTCTCCGCTGAGATAGCCCAGAGCATCGTGGAAGTAGCCCACGAGCAGGGCTGGAGCGTCCAGATCGAGGAAACCGGTTCGGATCCGCAGCGCGAGCAGGAGTTGATGACCCGCGCGCGCTCCAACCTCATCGATGGGCTCATTCTCAATCCGGTGGTGCTGGATGAAAGTGCCGTCAAGGTTGGGGTGGCCTTGCCTCCCGTCGTGCTGCTGGGTGAAGTGACCCAGGAGCTTGCGGACCGTGTTTACGTGGACAGTTTCGCGGCGGCACGGGATATGACGCTGGCCCTGGCCAAGTTCGGGCGTCGGCGTATCGCCGTGCTCGGCATAAACAAGACTAGGCAGTCTGCCACGTCGATTCAACGCAGACAGGGTTACGAGGCTGCACTCCAGATCCTCGGGATCCCCTTGGATGAATCCCTGCTGATTTCCTGCTCGCCTTGGACGCCTGGAGCTGCAGCCGAATCACTGACCCGCTATCTGGATTCCAACCCGCTGCCGGAGGCGCTGTTCTGCTTCACGGATTCGCTGGCCATTGGAGCCCTCAATACGCTGTGGAAGAGGGGTGTCCGTGTTCCTGATGACGTCGCGGTGGCCGGTTTCGACGACGTCATGGATGGGCGCTACGCAGTTCCCTCGCTGACCACCGTATCTTTCGACAAGCGGACCATCGCCACCGAAGCGCTGCGCCTGCTCACTGAGCGTATGGCGGACAGGGGCCACGGACAACGCGTCGTCACGGTGGACTACACCATTGTAGAGCGGGACAGCACGGGCTAA